GTTTTCCCCAATTAATCAAGCTTTAGTTTGATAACCCAAGAGCATTGAAAAAGAATAGTGACACACAGCTGACATTAACAGTCTGTTTGGTCCCAGCCCATCTAATTACATGGTTTGACTCTATTGGCACTCATTTAGATCAAGCGGTGATGAATGTGGGCTTGTTATAGTCAGGTCAATGACAAATAACCATCCACTATAAAGAAGAGGaaacattttttagaaatctGGTATGTTTAGTAATGTTGTTTATTGAAAACTTTTTATACTATTTTCAAGAAAAGCTCAATACTTAAACTTACAGTAAGTTAAAATAATGATTAGTACTTAAAATAAGTTCTACACCTTTGGTTTATTGACTCCTTTGATTTAATCAAAGTTTTTGgagagttgcaccacatgacattttacaacttgCACTAACTTTGCCTtatgaaaaaaatcacacagtCTTGTCAAAAAATTGACGTATTGACCTtgatattattttctaaatgatgGTTGCatcacatgactttgatttgaaggacaaacattttataatgttgttctaaaccctGGATAAAGGTATGTTTCACACcttataatttacaattaaagATTCAAAATTACAATAATCCTCTTCTTAATAGTGGAACACTCTTATTTGTCATAGACCTGACTACAGCAGgtccatattcttttttttttttggacatttttttcccctcaaatgcTGAAACAACTGGGTAAAATGGTACAAAAATCTagtttaatgaaatatgaatcaggttcttagaaatgtacagtatgtttttatttacgttggtttttcaaaggttttataccattttaaagaaaagctTCAATTTAGTGACTacaaatgtcatgtggtgtaatcATCAGGTtaaaaagtaattacatttaCCTTAATTACATGTGAGTGTATACATCTTAGTATTTTCCcgaatattaataattttttctggTGGTGAATGTGGGCCTGCTTTAGCCCCTTTTCTGAGGACAAAATGGGCACACATCTCTGGAGATCAACCAATTTGATGAAGCGAATATGACTGTCCTGTAGGTCAGTGTGAAACAAATCTTCATGTCCATCTTCTGTTGATCATGCTATGAAGAACCCTTTATGCTCCCATGGAGATCCAGCAGCTGATTTTGCTGTAACTTGCAGAGATGTTAATAGAGCGATGGTGTTGTTGGGCTTGTTACAGCCCCTCTCAGCTGTACGGCTGCTGTCCCTAGACACAGTCAGGTGCGACATGCTAATTAGCTTCTGCTACAAAGATGAAGGGATGCTTTGTACGCATGGCGAGCGAATGTACTCTGGATGCTATCACAGGCCGGATTCAGCTTAAATAGCACCAGCTGCTCATGGTCCAAGCTAAATGTTTATCTgcactgccacctgctggttaCTGGTTTATCCTGTGATTGATTGTGTAATCGCTTTTTTAAAATCTCCTCAAATAGATTATAATGGAGGCAGTGACAAAACACTTGCTCATAACTGAGCAAATTACATAATTCTGAAATGATGTTTGCAGAGAGCTGAAGCTGAGGAATTACACGCCGGAGGACAAGGAGCTGAAGGAGAGACAGGTGCCCAAAGCAAAACCTGCATCAGGTGAGAACACTTCTGGCTTACCTGCAGGAAATATTACTGGATGtacctttaaattatattttttaatgttatacctGCAAATTAAACGGGCCGTTCAGTAATAGTCATACTGCATGATGATGTTGCAGCAGGTGATCAGGTGTTGGGTTACAGGTTGTCTGACTGGTCTTGTTTCATATTACTGTAGTGGAGGACAAGGTCAAGGACCAGCTGGAAGCTGCAGACCCAGAGCCTGTGATTGAGGAAGTGGTGAGTGGATTTTTCCCTTTATACAAAGTCTTAGGTTTCAAACATGATGCCATATGGACAGCGCCAGTGTTTcctgaatatataataaatcagtcaaaagtttggaataatttaggtttttttataaaataaataaactagcaTTGTGAagttattacaatgtaaaatgactgttttcatttttaaatatattttaaaaagtaatttattcctgtgatggtacagctgtcattactccagtcttcagtgtcacatgatccttcagaaatcattttgatatttgcatttgatagtcagttattaaaaatggttattattatcaatgttggaaaccatAATTCTGGattgtttgattaataaaattcaaaaagttcaaaaaacagcatttatttaaaatataaatcatcataaatgtatttactgtcacttttgatttacattgctaaaaaaaaatattaatttacaaaaaatagaaatgttgcaaATGTGTTTGCAAACTTTTTGAAGTGTGAACTTCGAACCTGTAATTTGTGAGCCTTGTTTGGaacaattcattaaaagaaccataTATAAAAGAGTTGTTtgttcattaaaggggtcatatgatgcaatttaaatttttcctttctctttggagtgttacaagctcttggtgcataaaaagatctgtaaagttgcaaagactaaagtctcgaatccaaagagatattctttatagaagtTAAGAGTCAatcacacccccctaaaacggcttattctaacacgcccccacatgtctacgtcatgatgtgggaagatttgcataacactgcccaaataattacgcaaagaaagaaggcttgacttgtattctctctgttgccaccggcgccatgtcgtggagacactgtgtgtttcgttgtaaaAGCAAAGctacttagtttggccttccaaaagaggacacaactagaaatcagtggttaagttgtatttacaacactgttccagaacagttcaacccaaatattcagatgtgtgcagtgcatcttaaggaggacaaggactgtATCCTGAACCTGggaaagtagcctacaatgccgtctacacacaaaggctgtttctataaagtggggcaatttcaACTTTCCAACAGTCTGGtgattctgactcacagcctgtaagtacatttacatatttaaagaatttgccactgatgattcaaacggggtgtagagtagcacttgttgtttgtcgtttctctgatcacaaatgcagacatggttttatgtttacacaccGCGATACataatgcaatgtgtaaaaagacagtacaagtcattataatcagtaattatgtccccactggatgcaacaaatgccttgtttgtagtgggttttattggttttgtctcgtcgtacCGGGAGATAGCATcccagtatgttaaggggcgtaacatttccgtcacatgcttgagtttttagtggtttttacaatgcactggatagctggccaatcagagcatacctcacttttcagaatgatgagctttgtaaaaatctacacatttcagaaaggcggagcatagaggagcaacaataatgtacattttgtggaaaacaatgggccctatcatacactcTGTGAAATGCAGAGATGCAGTTTTGCCCAACGCAGTTCTAATTTTCCCGTCCTGTGCCACATTgattaaatagcaaatgcatttgtgcccatttgtgtgctcatgggcgtgctggtctaaaaaagaggtgtgttcaggtgcattgttggcacgttgctattttgaggaactgaaaatacactgcgccatagaccaactcaaagtctaaagtctggcgcaatattttttctttgttatttaaagagcacatTAGTGATATGCACCTATAGGCAGGTGCATAACGCgcatacactttgcttattacacacacagggacgcgcagcagcacacaaacatttttaaaaatgaaaaattacattctgccatgtaaatagcgaacctGCCATGGCGCAAtcgcaactggcttttaaagtgGATgagagatgagactctgattggtttattgcacgttacgcccaaaaacgttacacccattactcattaagagaatagggacaacctgtTTAGACCATGCACCCGCCTCGTTTTCccatcgttaaactagcaaaagtggattcggacatgccctgagtgcacctgcgccgtgcgctttagaccatgtgcttagattattaaaatagggcccaatgtgttatttgaaccttaaaccacataaatacattacaccaaatacacaaaataatgtgtacaaaatcatatgacacctttaatcaAAATACACTGGTTGGTCTGTATGTGTGCCctgtctttttgtttatttgtcattatttttcattatgtttaatttacaaaacaagctcacattataatttcttttgtagtGGCAAAGTTTTGTCTCAAACAGTGCAAGAATCACTGGGCAGCCCTTGCCTGAATTTAAACTAatcttattctcttttttttttattcttgtccTGTGTTCTCAGGATCTGGCCAATCTTGCTCCCAGAAAACCAGACTGGTACAAACCTTCAATTTTTACAACTAAAACACAATCATGCATCATATTCATTGAGATCCATTTTAGTttccattttcattcattttcttgtgttgtgtttttgtaataggGATCTAAAGAGGGACGTTGCCAAGAAGCTTGAGAAATTAGAGAGGCGAACACAGAAAGCTATTGCTGAACTTATACGTGAGTATGACATGACACACTAACGGAGATTGAGGCCAGACCACACCAAGGACGAtatctataatgataaaaaaacaacaacaatgtagaACTAAAGCATTAATCCATCTCTACATCACTTCTTTTATCAGTAATATATTGAAACTCTAGTTGTAGAGCCTTTTCGCAATGAGCTCCGCCAGGGCTTGATGAAAGGCTAATTGCTATGTGGGTTCAAAAGCCCTGGAGATCTGATGTCTCTTAATGACATCATGTATGGATTTCCTGTCCCTATACACTCCTCTGGCACAGACTAGACCTAACATTACTACTGTAGTATATCTTAAAAACAAGTATTTTGTGGACCACCAAATCAGAACTAGAGCACACAAGAGTCTTTGGTGAAACACATTCTTCATGTCCATAGCTTGTTTATGTCTGGACATTTGTGTAATTCCACAGGTGACCGGCTCAAGGGAAGTGAGGAAGAGCTGGCTGGAGTGGTCGGAGCAGTTGGCATGGAAGAGGGAGACTCAGATTGAATCTGTGTTGAGAATGAGTCTCGCACAACAGATTTTCTAGAAGTTTCCGGCCCATTTCCCATTACATAGCAGTGTGTGTTTAAAATCAgcatgagtgagtgtttgtgtgagagagaatgagatacagaaagaaagaacGGAAGAGATACAGGTGTTTTCATATGGAGTACACAAAGacaactttctctttttttattattattttgttgtttataagTAAACAGTTCTTTCTTTTCTAAATTgactattgtcttttttttcttctctgggccttataataataaatccaatGTCAATAGGCTTCTTTTAAAACAACCTGAATGCGGATAAAGAAGAGCTTAATTCATATTTTCATGTTCGGTTTTTCTCCTTTCTCATTAACATGAGAGAGTTCTAAAATCACACACATTACAGAGAAGAATACAATATCATAATTGATGAGAACAGTAAAGATAAAACTGCAGTACATTATTCTGGCTTCAAGATGTTTAGAATAAATGAGTGTGTGTACTTGAGCCAGTCTCTTAAAGCACTTAATAAAATCAAGTACATTTTTGCTTAAAGGAGAGTTAAATCAGTCtcagttatttgtatttttttttctagcattattctgccattatttaaaaGATGCAAATTTTCAGAAACAAACTGATAGACCTACAGTAGGTTTTTGGTTAAAAGATAACTTGTATGGACAGCACAATCtttaacaataaaatgcattCCTCACCTCCTTCTGTAACACGGCTGAACCTAAAAGACCAATATGACATTTCACATTAAATGAAAACTTATCCTAATCATCCCAGAAAATGAATAATcatatgtcatttatttaaatatatcgatattgatatatttgtatgtttattacGAATTgcaaatgactatatatatatatatatatatatatatatatatatatatatatatatatatatatatatatatattaatgttttattgtaacattttgttGGGCCAAAACCTAAAAATGAGATGCTCACCACTAAGAGGTGCTATTGCACATAATGTTGTGAAGTATAGATACATTCGTTCTTATCTTTAGCAGATGGTTTCTTTTCCAATTCCTGGCTTTATTTCCTCCTTCAGTGACAGTGGTGCtatcaaaataaatcaagaaCCATCCAGTTCATGAATCACCACTTTAGGGGTTGAAAATGTGACCTTTCGGTTATTAGCCTGGATCTTGAAATTCTAACGTGCCAGTTCCGTCAGAAATAAAATCAGCAAATGCTGATCTCGTGCAGTTTGGCTGAAGTCACATCCTCTGAACCTAATAAAAGACAGACTGGTTGGTTCAACACACGTAACAATCAGAGAAGTCCACACCAatcatacacaaaaatatattattcggCCATTACTTCCTAGACTATATATTGTACCAAATGATTTCAAGGTTTTTgagtaaatataagtaaaaactTCAAGCATTACACAATTAAGATACTGTGGCCTCTTGAGTAGTGACTTCACAAGTTTTTATGCAAGTTTTTCTGAAATATCATAACCAGTCTTCCCTGTGGAGAATTTTCTGTGATACCTTGCACTTATGCTAACAGAGATAGCATAAGTCTCGATATTGGTGTTGGTGAGACTTTGACATGCAGATCAGCTGGTGGAGAAAAGCCATCGCTGGGTAGCCGGAAGAAACTGGAACTTATGTGGCATCACAGATGTTTCCAGAACTGTAGCCCTTAAGTCGGATTGGAAGCCTCAGCCAAGGGCTGTAAAGTGCAAAGCTTGTCCATCTGCACTTGAGTTGATGCCATTTCTGGTGTTTACTTGTGAGGGTTGATGGTGTGCATTAATTTTTGCTTTCATTATGTCCACCAGTCTCGATTTTTCGTGCAGCAGGGCCCAGCTCCACCTTACACACTCGCTGGGCAAACTTTAGAGAGCACAGGGTCTCTCCAACATTGCTCTCAAGAGAAGAAACCTAAAGAAAAGAAATTATTTGTACATTGTACACTGTTGttaattagctttatttaaaaaaatactgtctttAAACCCCGCTTTGAATCCTGGACTATACTGCCAGGGTTATCTAGTGGATCTCTGTAAATCTTTGTACCTGAACAACCATGGCGGTTTTGTTGCCTTTTCCCAGTGAGTCCTGCAGCAGGTAGGTGAGTCGTGAGTTCCTGAAGGGTATGTGTGTCTGGTGGGCCTTCAGGGCCTGGATCACATCTCCTAGAGCGAGCAGCGAGCGGTTGATATTCTGGGCTTCCTTCAGTCTCTCCCCCTCTGCCCCAGACTTCCACACCCTTTCAGAACCAGCCAAATCCACAAGATTGAGCTTGCCTGCAAAAGAGAGGCCAGGGATTATGGTGATTCAAGGATAGTGAGGGCTTTTGAGAACTCTTGCACAACTTAAGCGATCTAAAGATCCAGAATCGTTGGGACTGACCGGTTGTTTTGGCTCCACTGGCGAGGTCTGTGCCCAGCACAGTCACAGTGAGCAAAGCATGAGATCGAGAGCTATGCTGGTTCATCTGTGTTCCAAATGTAATCCTGTTCTTTCGAGCTATGGCATGgttctgaatatataaaaatagatgattgtggatggtgttttttttttttgtatggtttgtATTGTCTTGTGAGATGATGGGATTGACTTTCTTGATATGCTGGAAGCTTTTGACCTCCATGACCCTGAGTCCTGGCACATGGAGCTGACCCGTCCCATCAGGGTTGATCTTGATGTCAAGTTTCTCTCCATCCTTACTGAGCAGATCTCtgatgttaacaaaaaaaaaatgttaatgatttaattgtaataaactCCCACTCTGTaaaatgtgagggtgagtaatttaggacagaattttcatttttgggtgaactaaccctttaatattccTCAAAAACTGAACATCAGGTTATTTCATGAGCTAAAAGCTCACTTTACTCAATgcttctaacattttttttttttttttaattaccaacAATTATCATAGATTTTGGCATGATAAAGACGTAAAATGCAATACCTCAGGACCTCATTGTAAATTTCCACTGAGCTGACACTGATGGTGTATGTCCACATGTCTTTTCTTTCCTCAATCTCATTGAACAGGTGTTTCAGGGCTCGTTGGTTGATGCCGGGGTTCTCAACAGTACCCTGAGCAGACACAGATGGTTAATGAGACCTGACAGTCTTATTGAATAATTAATGGAAACAGATCATCTGGGTCTAAAGTATGAAATTGGAACCATGTGTTATGAAAGGTATATAGTTACAGATCCCTATGTGTTACCTCCATAGTATAGGTCTTGCCAGATCCTGTCTGGCCATAAGCAAAGATGCAAACATGATATCCATCTATACAGGATGTGACGAGCGGCTCGATTTCCTGGAACAcctgagagataaagagagaatcATATCAAAAAgagttattttcagttttgagtgttttatttatttatttagacagaaTAGTatagaattggtccttaaaatgaCCATTTTAGTGACAGCAAGGTAGTTTTTAATGTCAATTATGACTTTTACCCTGCTTACCTCTTCTTGAGTGGCCTGAGGGTGAAAGACTTTATCCAGTTCAAAGTTTTTGGCCTTTCCTTTGCTTAAAACTGTAAGTGCAGATTCATTATTGTGGTCTGTTGTCACAACTACTGTTTGGCCTTCCTCATCTTGATCTTCCTTCAGTACTGGCTTTACACGGCACAGCACACGTATATTACctggtgaaataaaaaaaacctctttaAGATTTTGcaatttaggcaaaaaaaaaatttaaaaaaaattgtgactgcTTCCTACCTTTAAGCTCCACTAGCTGTTCATGGTACTTCCTGCGGAGAGCTACCTCCTTTCTGTATTTTTCCATAAGTTCTTTGTTGGCCTCTGACATCTCATTTATACCTGCCATAATCTGTGGTAATATtagaaaatgattcataaatgaaAGCAACAAATACAATGTGACTATATCAACTCTTAGATCTTAGAAGTTCTACATGTAGTACAAGTTTGTGCAGTAGTACTGTGTTTACTTACCTGTTTCTTGGCTTCTTTGATAGCTGTTCCATAGAAGTCAGAAAAGTTGCGGACCTGGCTGCGAAGGCTGGCATAATCGGTCTTCATGGTGCGTAATGTGGAAGGGAGAGCACTCAGACGCTTCTGGAGGGCTGgaaatttcacatataaacatgcaCTAAGCTGAATACATTGCTGCATTAAAGATGCAGATCTAACAATGTCAACAAAAGGGGCGCTCATGAGCACACTGTAAGACAATATCAAGCACAATTCCAGAAATCACCAAAAACCTTTAGAGCAATAGTTAACCcacaaaatttgctgaaagtggtctcaccctcaggtcatccaagaggAAGTTGAGTTTGTTTTCTaataagaacagatttggaaaaatttacatcactttctccctaatggatcctctgcagtgaatgggtgccgtcagaatgagttcaaatagctgataaaaacatcacaataattcacaaataatCAACATGACTTCAATTCATCAGTTACTTTATTATGAAGTAAGAAACtgcaagttaaaaataataataaaaaacattattcagaCATGTTTATgctaaactgtcacttctggtgaAATTATTATTCCATAATAACACTGgataggatccattggtgagtaagtgatgtaatgctaaaatgtTCGGATGCAAAatgcctgagagtgagtacattttcagcatattttcatttttgtattgtctgtttctttaAGAAACAGGCATGAACCATAAGATTTGTACTATATTTACAGTAAACTCACTTGTGAACTGATCCTGCAGGCTCTGGAGATGCTCCTGAGAGCAGTTAGCTGCCGCTTTCACAGcctcttctttcttttcctcAAGATGTCCAATCTCCTTCAGCAGCTCTTCCCTTAATGTCCCAATCTCCCTCTCATATGCAGCAATCTGTGGAGCATTTACTTTTTAGAAGAGCTGAGGTTTTCTGCAGTTGTGTTCTGACATGTGCTGTATAAATTATGAGTTTCGTATCTGAGATCCCAGCAACAGAGTTTGAGTTATTTTGCTGCAGTTATACTATGTGTACAATCATAAAAACAGACGGATGACGCTTAAAAACCTTGTGCTGTAAATTGCAGCTGACTTCATCTGAATGTCTGATGTTCTCCTCCAAATGGCGGCATCGTTCTCTCTGATTGCTTAGCTTCTCAGAAAGCTGTTCATTCTGTTGTCTGGCTTCGGATAGTTGGCGTAGAGTTGAAGGTGACTCTATCTCCACAGTTTGAGTAACATActatgagaataaaagttatttttttatcaagtttgttgttgttgttgttttttttttttttaggtttttaaagtTCATATTCTTGAATTTTTCTTACTTTAACCACAGGCTCCTTGTTGCGTTCTTTGTCCAATTCGAGCTTCAGCTCTCTCACGCACTCCTCTCGTCTCCTGAGCTCTTCTGCTTTTCTCCATTCGCTTAGCTCCCTCTGGTGCTCCAGATGTGACAGCTGCTCTGCCTGCTGCTGCAGTGAACTCTCCAGCTGCAGAACGCGACTGCGCAGGTTCTCATTTTCCTGCAGGATAAGACAgtaaactaaagaaaaacttCCTATGCAAAACAAGGATTTTTGATGTGCTAGATTTACAGTATAACTAGTGTATTAAAAGCCAGTCTTACCTTGAGGAGCACAGAGCTGGACTGTGATGGGATGACTGACAGCTGCTGCAGAAGACCCTGTGTCACCGTGAGGCTGTGTTTCAAACTCTCATTCTCTGCTGATAAGCAAAGCACTCGTTTTTCTGAGTCCGTTACTCCCTggtgaaaagaaaacacacaccatAAAAAGTCACAGCTGACCTGGAAAATCTGATGAAACAACCCAGATAAACTCTTGCTCATGAATTGTTTTGAGACTGTCTGGCCTGGTTTGTGATGTGCTCAGATTCAAATGCAGATTACTGGAACAGATTCTTCCAAAAGCTTACCGATGCAACTCTGAGTTTGGACAGCTCCTCTTCTCTTTCCTCAATACAGCTCTTCAGCTCATCAATCTGCAGGGACAAAATCAATGCAGTCAGCTTAGCAAGTCTGGAAAGAAAAATTGGGGAACGGGGTGAAACTGAATGAGCAGATAAATGGATGAAATGTGCAGCCAACAGGGTACAGCAGAGCTTAATACCTGATTTtgaaaatccaaaatattttcagGATTATTGTTGTGGTAGACATGCTATTAAAATCACTAAGTGGGTTGAATGAGCAGATGAATGGATAGAATCAG
The Cyprinus carpio isolate SPL01 chromosome A16, ASM1834038v1, whole genome shotgun sequence genome window above contains:
- the LOC109050981 gene encoding coiled-coil domain-containing protein 12-like produces the protein MEKPVGSLQEQALKRKERLKAIRDRQLQGQAPEDGEPERKRALEDSETEDRHRELKLRNYTPEDKELKERQVPKAKPASVEDKVKDQLEAADPEPVIEEVDLANLAPRKPDWDLKRDVAKKLEKLERRTQKAIAELIRDRLKGSEEELAGVVGAVGMEEGDSD
- the LOC109055760 gene encoding kinesin-like protein KIFC3 produces the protein LEGVHKDSPCKESPEGPGHVSMETESKGKGSHTPRLGKRGCASDSSSSSDSDGTSLSDEDDEYNGGHGLPAKTPLTAFLSFKQEAEKRRATNSPAEPNEKVTESPLLSVMTHLLSFLEQYSHLQQLQQQADQYRLQLRRHRVQHRRKMKALRASYRQRLRDKNSVINSLEEVITQQQSPSSDIEGDCMLPAASPVGLHKLVQSLCGLQVEKSQLRGELRLLHSQLDQRERDRHTKVQAFQQQIDELKSCIEEREEELSKLRVASGVTDSEKRVLCLSAENESLKHSLTVTQGLLQQLSVIPSQSSSVLLKENENLRSRVLQLESSLQQQAEQLSHLEHQRELSEWRKAEELRRREECVRELKLELDKERNKEPVVKYVTQTVEIESPSTLRQLSEARQQNEQLSEKLSNQRERCRHLEENIRHSDEVSCNLQHKIAAYEREIGTLREELLKEIGHLEEKKEEAVKAAANCSQEHLQSLQDQFTTLQKRLSALPSTLRTMKTDYASLRSQVRNFSDFYGTAIKEAKKQIMAGINEMSEANKELMEKYRKEVALRRKYHEQLVELKGNIRVLCRVKPVLKEDQDEEGQTVVVTTDHNNESALTVLSKGKAKNFELDKVFHPQATQEEVFQEIEPLVTSCIDGYHVCIFAYGQTGSGKTYTMEGTVENPGINQRALKHLFNEIEERKDMWTYTISVSSVEIYNEVLRDLLSKDGEKLDIKINPDGTGQLHVPGLRVMEVKSFQHIKKNHAIARKNRITFGTQMNQHSSRSHALLTVTVLGTDLASGAKTTGKLNLVDLAGSERVWKSGAEGERLKEAQNINRSLLALGDVIQALKAHQTHIPFRNSRLTYLLQDSLGKGNKTAMVVQVSSLESNVGETLCSLKFAQRVCKVELGPAARKIETGGHNESKN